The region atttgaggtgtgtttgcggtaccagcccccattatttcccgtggtggagggagaggtcggtgtgccctcggtccgggaccaccttcggaggtgccgtcgggtgtggcgcaccgcccgttctgccttgttgaaggcccagacgagggccaagacccatgcagaccgccggcagtccccggcccctgcataccagcccgggcaggaggtgtggttgtcgacgaaggacatcccccttcaggtacagtcaccgaaactgatggacaggttcatcggaccatttcgcatcctcaaggtccttagccctgccgcagtgaagctccagctcccagcttcactgcggatccacccggtgttccacatctccagaatcaaactgtaccacacctcacccctctgtgctcccggtccggcgccgcctcctgcccggatcattgacggggagccggcttggacagtgcgccggctcctggacgtccgtcgaatgggccgggggttccaatatctggtggactgggaggggtatggacccgaagaacgctcctgggtgaagaggagcttcatcctggatccgaccctcctggccgatttctaccgtcgacaccctgataagcctggtcgggtgccaggaggcgcccgttgagggggggtcctgttgtgtgggccgccagaagaggaggtactgctggcccaccaccagagggcgccctgcctgaagtgcgggcttcaggcacgagagggcgctgccgccacggacacagccgggagtgacagctgtcactcattatttcctgacagctgtcactcattcttcatcatctcactccataaaacccagacgtcatctccacctcatcgccgagatatcgtacttctatggaggtaactttctctgcctgtattgattgattccaagagctattgtgttgcagctgtctaaccagaggaccggcgtgggtcgcgactgtttcgtcctacttcccatcagataagtggttacacagacgctgcacgagtgtgtattagaggtggaggtggcattcccaccgttgttgttacggagtgtacacacacccacacttgaatgtctttgctcttcgccagcagtaccagatccgacagtcggggacggtgatcacctgggaattcgggacttggcggctccagtattcaccaggttcggtggcagcggaaatcgtgtggttccggctcttctcaggacagacgtcttctatcctcgagcctgcccacacgtcacctttgtggattgactgttatcagattctgagattgtctgtatattcgttgtgcaccttcacaacattaaattgttacttttttggctcatctattgaccgttcatttgcgccccctgttgtgggaccgtgtcactacactttcacaacagaaacagttttattttttcttccccTCGTCACCAGGTCATCATGGCAGTGTTCCGGCTTGGTTTTGTCTCGGTCTTCCTTTCAGCCCCGATGCTCGATGGTTTCGCCACAGGAGCCTCTTTCACCATCTTGACTGTACAGGCTAAATACCTGCTGGGTCTAAAAATTTCCCGTCAGCAGGGCTATGGCACCGtcatcttcacctggatcggtatCTTCGCCAACATTCATAAGACCAACCTTTGTGACGTCATCACAAGCGCCATCTGTATTATCATCTTAGGTGAAAACCTCATTTTAGGTTGTAGCAGCACCTTTTCTTGGTtatcagttaaaaaaataaaaattttaaattctgtttctTAAACGGTTTGGTGTGAAATTGAAGCATCCACAAActaatttgtaatttattttttctttatgaaAAATtactttgaattttgaatgccagTGGCAGGAAAAGAGATCCAGGAAAGTTTTAAAGATCGTCTGAAGATCCCTCTGCCAACTGAGCTGGTAGTGGTAGCAGGAGCGACGCTCGCAAGCCATTATGGGGATCTGAACCACCGTTACAGCTCCAGCATTTCTGGTCACATCCCCACAGGGTTCATCCCTCCTCAGGTGCCATGTTTTGCTTTGATGCCACGAGTGGCTTTGGACGCCATCCCTCTGGCTGTCATCAGGTATCGTCCAACTACGCTAATACCACGTGCTCGTGACATCAGTATTTTTCACCTATGAGCACCACATGCACTTTAGTAGAGATTTGCCTTTTCACGAAAATGGACTCATTGGATTTGATTTGGATGAATTAATATATGTCGTCCCAACGCATTAAActtaattatcttgcatggatgcacttaatttgagtttgggctacatatatttattagatagaaatcctgcacataattgaattgagttcatccagtgagtcatttttttaaaatgtatgtaaCGGGGCTTTGCTGTTGCAAACAATGTTACCACATTTTCTGAGAGAAACATGTAACCAGGGTTGTGAAAATAAGCCCAAAAGAAATGAGCTGTCTCCAAAAAAGAAGTCCAAATTGAGTGACTGACCTCCTAAAGCTGTTCAATTTAGTTATAATTGGAAAGATTATTCCTTCTTTACATTTATATACACATatctaaaaacatttaaaaacagtttCTCTGAGCAGGATCCAGCATACAGCACTCAAAACCCTGTcttattggatgaactcaattaaattatgtgcaggattttcattaaataaatatatgtagcccccaacttaaataaagcacatccatgcaagataatttaattttatttagttgGGATTATATATTGTATTTCCATCTAATAATATGTGTAGtcacaactaaattaaattatcttgcatattttattgttgttgttgttgttgttgttttgtgtgtgtgtgtgtgtgtgtgtggtgatgcATGCTCCCAGGGCTGACCTGAACAAACTCAATACAAGAaactacactcaaaaaaatgactcattggaagaATGAGAAGAATTATGTGCACGATTTCCATATAATACATATAATTatcccaattaaaaaaaaagcacatccatgcaagataatttaatttaatttagttgggactacatatatttattagatggaaatccaatccaatgagacaGGTTTTTTTCTAGTGTAcagcactcaaaaaaaaaaaaaaaaactgtttcattggataaactcaattcaattatgtgcaggattttcaTCAAATTAATATATGTcgcccccaactcaaataaagcacgtccatgcaagataatttacttTAGTTGGGaaaacatatacagtgaggaaaataagtatttgaacaccctgcggttttgcaagttctcccacttagaaatcatggaggggtctgaaattttcatcttaggtgcatgtccactgtgagagacataatctaaaaaaaataaaaaatccggaaatcacaatgtatgatttttaaaaataatttatttgtattttactgctgcaaataagtatttgaacacctaccaaccagcaagaattctggctctcacagacctgttaatttttctttaagaagccctcttattctgcactctttacctgtattaaatgcacctgtttgaacttgttacctgtataaaagacacctgttcacacactcagtcaatcacactccaacctgtccaccacagccaagactaaagagctgtcgaaggacaccagggacaaaaactgtagacctgcacaaggctgggatggactacaggacaacaggcaagcagcttggtagaagacaacaactgttatgattatttgttAGGAAGTggtagaaacacaagatgactgtcaatctccctcggtctgggattccatgcaagatctcactttgtggggtaaggatgattctgagaaagctgagaactacacaggaagacctggtcaatgacctgaagacagctgggaccacagtcacaaagattcatagtaacacatgatgctgtcatggtttaaaatcctgcagacagtaaggtccccctgctcaagccagcacatgtccagcccgtttgaagttcaccagtgaccatctggatgatccagaggaggcatgggagaaggtcatgtggtcagatgagaccagaatagagctttttggaatcaactccacttatcatttttagaggatgagaacaaccccaagaaaaccatcccaaccatgaagcatgggggtggaaacatcatactctggggtgctcttctgcaaaggggacaggacgactgcaccgtattgaagtgaggatggatggggtcatgtattgcaataattttggcaaacaacctccttccctcagtatgagcattgaagatgggtcatggctgggtcttccagcatgacaatgaccccaaacacacagccagggcaactaaggaggggctccataagaagcatttcaaggtcctggagtggcctggccagtctccagacctgaactcaatagaaaatctttggagggagctgaaactccaaacctgaaatatctagagaagatctgtatggaggagtggaccaaaatccctgctgcagtgtgtgaaaacctggtgaaaatctacaggaaacgtttgacctctgtaattgcaaacaaaggctactgtaccaaatattaacattgattttcacaggtgttcaaatacttatttgcagcagtaacatacaaataaattgtaaaaaaaaaatcatacattgtgattttcagattttttttttttttagattatgtctctcacagtggacatgcacctaagatgaaaagttcagacccctccatgatttctaagtgggacttgcaaaatcgcagggtgttcaaatacttattttcctcactgtatttattagatggaaatccaacccTAATGcgcagttttttgagtgtacgaggtctgtccgtaaagtataggtcctttttatttttttcaaaaactatatggatttcattcatatgtttttacgtcagacatgcttgaaccctcgtgcggcatagcgtgagttttccacgcctgtcggtgacgtcattcgcctgtgagcactccttgtgggaggagtcgtccagacccctcgtcggaattcctttgtctgagaagttgctgagagactggcgctttgtttgatcaaaatttttgctaaacctgtgagacacatcgaagtggactggttcgaaaaaattaagctggtcttcagtgaaaattttaacagctgatgagagattttgaggtgattctgtcgctttaaaggacttttcacggtgcgagacgtcgcgcagcactctcaggcggcgtcatcagcctgtttcaagcttaaaacctccacatttcaggctctattgatccaggacgtcgcgagagaacagagaagtttcagaagaagtgggtttcagcattttatccggatattccactgctaaaggagatttttttaatgaaagacgtgcgggcggattgcagcgtcggctcgcagccgccgcgacgctctgccacaggaaaaacacctctgttggaagccttgaggacaagttggaacatctccagctgataaacaatttctcatatactcactccactgaaagccatcaaaagccaactggattttaacaaatggttatcaacacggaggtgtttttcctgtgccgccgcgccgcgtcggctgcgtcccgacgcgcggccccgtccgcacgtctttcattaaaaaaatctcctttaacagtggaatatccggataaaatgctgaaaccgacttcttctgaaatgtctctgttctctcacgacgtcctggatcaatagagcctgaaatgtggaggttttaagcttgaacaggctgatgacggcgcctgagagcgctgcgcgacgtctcgcaccgtgaaaagtccttaaagcgacagaatcacctcaaaatctctcatcagccgttaaaattttcactgaaaaaccagcttaatttttcgaaccgtgtccacttcgatgtgtctcacaggtttagaaaaaattttgatcaaacaaagcgccagtctctcagcaacttctcagacaaaggaattccgacgaggggctggacgactcctcccacaaggagtgctcacaggcgaatgacgtcaccgacaggcgtggaaaaactcacgcatgcgcacgcggtgcaagcatgtctgacgtacaaacatatgaatgaaatccatatagtttttgaaaaaaataaaaaggacctatactttacggacagacctcgtacattttggaaacaagcacaattaacCACTGGTTGTACACACCTGTAATTTATGTAAACCACTTACAATGCAGAGTGGCACTTTCCAAGCCTTGATTGGTTACTTTATTTTCTAGCTTTGCCTTCACCGTGTCACTATCTGAGATGTTTGCAAAGAAACATGGCTACACCGTGCGTCCCAACCAGGAGATGCTGGCCATCGGCTTCTGTAATATCATCCCATCCTTCTTTCATTCTTTCACCACCAGTGCAGCACTGGCAAAAACCATGGTGAAGGATTCAACAGGTTGTCAGACGCAGGTATAACTCCACAAGTACAAAGCTTATATGTATGCAAGCGTATGAGGTAATCAAAACAAAATTTGGTCTTTTCCTGTTTTGGTTTCTCTCACCTCTATCAGGTCTCGAGTCTGATCAGCGCAATGGTCGTCCTTCTCGTCCTGCTCTTCTTTGCACCATTCTTCTACTCACTCCAGAAGTGTGTTCTCGCCTGTATCATCATTGTCAGCCTTCGGGGAGCACTCAGGAAGTTTCTGGATGTCCCTGCAAAGTGGCGTGCAAGCCGGAACGATGCCATTGTTTGGGTGGTAACGATGGCGGCCACAGCTTTAATCAGTGTGGAGTTGGGGCTCCTCGTTGGAATCATCTTTTCCATGCTCTGCATCATCTTTAAGACCCAGAACCCTAAGGTGAGAAATTCATGAAGTAGGCTCGTCTAAATGGTGGTTTGGTGCCAAGacacagttaaaaaacaaaacaaaaaaagcccaGTATTACAACAATATCATATTAGTGACTAATAATAGCCGTTAGGGGTAGGCGGTACACCTTTGTTATAATGCACCATGATATGGATTGTGAAATGGTGTCAACACTGTGAAAAATCAGGCCAATCAGAAGCCCTGCTAGAATAATGACACCTACAGAAAATAATACCAACAAAATAAGTAGACACTCTATTCTGTGTAAGCATGATCCTGTCAGAACTCAGAAactaagcagagtaggtcctagttagtacttggatagACGATGAGGGGCTGTGTGTGCTTCTCCAgctaaaacttgtgccagctgAGCAACAACAATGCCAAATATCTATTAATGTGGAAATCAGTCATTTTTGTAGATCATCAAGGCTGTGATGACCACAGGTCCTTTTTCTTCTCTCTTTCCTGTTctgttacacagtaaattttgctgagtacaaTTTACTctggctgggataacatttgatcccactctaaatagagtaaaaacaCTCtactgtagagtgaaatcagctctaccggtgTTGCCAACTGAACCCCccccatctgatggttaataagtcccattatccatttgatcactttggatcAAGACAGTCCGTCCACAGAGCGTCTGAGCTCTGAaacgacgcatgcacagtgaaggcagggcggaccgattttaggGGGTCCATTTGGTCGGCAACAACCGTCtactcaatgcaagtggttttactccaaaaAAAGagtgattttacactatgttgagttgatttgtagccctgtggtagagtatattttactctatttagactgggaccaaatgctatcccagcagagtaaattttactcagcaaaatttcctgtgtgagTTCAACATGAGTCAAAATGCCTGTTAAGAGACTTATAGATGTAACTGGCACTGGCAGGCTTGTTCAAGCTTTAATGATTGTTAAACATGGCCATGGATTTGTTAAACATTTAAATCAATATTGATTCATGAAGTTATTCATcagattttaactttgaaggagtaaccatcatcactcatcttcaaccgcttatccagaacCAGGTCAtgtgggcaacagctccagtaggggaccttcttccacattaaccacctctgactgggggtagCAACGTGTTTCCCAGGCCAGTGGGGAAGATAATCTCTATCACTTAGTTCCTGGTCTTCACTGGGTCGCCTCCCAGCTGTACATGCCTTtgacacctccctagggaagcaccccagggggcatcctaccagatgcccgaaccacttcagctggcttctctcaacacaaaggagcagcggctcgagctCATCACAAATGACAGAGGTTCTCACCTTACATCGAAGGTAGACCCCGACCACCCTCCTGAGGTACCCACGCTCTAGTTCTTGCAGTCGTGACCcaacctcatgaccacaggtgagagtaggaacaaagattgaccagtagatcaagagcttcgtcttttggctcagcttccttTCATTACAACAGCACGGTAGAGTGAATGTAATATcacccctgctgcgctgattctccagtCAATCTCAcaaccattgtcccctcactcatgaacaagaccctgaggtacttgaactccttcacttggggcaagaccgcattccctacctggattaggcaatccatcagtttccttggccaaaccatggcctcagatttagaggtgctgatcctcatcccagctgcttcacactcagctgtgaacagaTCCACTGAGTGACTCAGCTGCGAacagatccagtgagtgttggaggtcacaggctgatgaagccaacaggaccacatcatctgcaaaaagcagtgatgagaccttgagcccaccaaactggagacCCTCCTCTCCCCgattatgcctcgatatcctgtccatgaatatcacaaacagattTGGTGACAAGGAGCAGCCCTGATGGAGGCCAGCACCCCAccgaaacaagtctgacttactccCAAGAAccagaacacagctcttgctttgtgagtacagagatttgaTGGCCCTgaaaagggaccccctcactccatactaccacagcacctcccacagtatctcccagagtacctgatcatacaccttctccaagtccacaaaacacatgtacactGGATGGGCGTACTCCCaaacaccctccaggatccttgtgagagtgaagagctggtcggttgttccacggccaggacagaacccacattgttcctcttcatccaaggttcgactactggccgaaccctccttccagcaccctggagtagactttacccaggaggctgagtagtggGATGCACCCGTAATTGGCACacatctctggtccccttttgaaGGAGCAGATTTGGAAAAATCAAAATACTCCATGGTAAACTCTTGCTTGAATAAACATTAAAGGGTTCGTAATCATGACATAATACcatcatcatccacaaagtgaaaaatacaatGATAAGAGGTGTGACAGCTAAGTGGTTTGAGCAGTGGCTTTCTGTGCAGAAGGTTGCCAGTTCAAGTCCAAGCTAAGACTAGCACTTGCTGCCCCCTGCTGCCCACCCTGCAGTGAAAGGTGTATCTGGGTAGTAGTTGGGGAAGGTGTAAGTAAGATAGCAAGGAAAGGAACTGTCCACTCCCATGGAGCTCAGTAAAAGAATATGGGACTCACCCTTTACCTATACCATGGTTAATTTGAGCTCCTATCGCCAAGCCCTAGTACCAAAAAGTGTACCTTTAACTCATTCCATAAAATAGCTATTCTAAATATTCCTTATGTATATGCACTGGACCACAATTCTGACCCTGGCCAGGTGACTgacttttaaacattttttttttttttttttttatcaaatcacTTGTCAAATCACTTGTCTGACCTTTAATTATTTCACAGATAGCAGTGTTAAAAATGTGAACATCTGTCTTTGATCTGATTTGCTGATATCCAGTGTTGTGTGAAAGCCCTTTAATAATTAGATCTTTTTTTTCTATCTGGTGTCAGGTCTCTCTCCTGGGTCAAGCCAGCGGCACTGACCTGTATGAGGATGTGGAAGAGTACAGGAACCTCATTCCACCAGCTCAGGTCCATGTGTTCCGCTTCCAGGCTCCTCTGTACTACGCCAACAAGGATTCCTTCCTCAAATCACTCTACAAAGCAGTTGGAGTTGAGCCATTCTTGGAGCTGAACCGTCGAAGAAAggcagagaaaaaacacaaagagaTGGTGGAGAACCAAAGCAAGGCAAATGGGGACAAACCCAACGGAGATGTTGAAGTGAGACTCATCCACAAAGAACTGGATTTCCACACAATAGTTTTGGACTGCTCTGCCATCTCCTTCATTGACTCAGCAGGTGTGGCCACGTTGAAAGGGCTCCTCAAGGACTACATGGAGATCGGGGTGACTGTGCTCCTAGCTCGGTGTAACACCACAGTCGTTGATGCTCTGCAGAAGGAAGAAGTATTTGGGAAGGATGGCAGGAACATGGCTGAGCTGTTGTTTCATACAGTTCATGCTGCAGTTCTATATGCCAACAGTAGGGGTGCTACAGCACATAGCATCTCAGTAGACTCTGTAGTGTAGAGAaggaaaaaagtagaagaaaaaaAGGAGCAAGAACCTTGTCCCTTCCTTTCCTTTAATGTTTCCTTCTCAGACTCTTTGCACCACAAGTGTCCTGAATACTCCACAAGTGGCTTCACTTTAACATCCCAGCAAACAATTCTGTGTTTTAACAATGTTGTAACAACGCCATTTTCAGCTCAGGTTGACGTTAGAAATTTATGTTGCAACTAAGGAATTCTGTAGATTCTCAGTTCCATTGCTACAACGTTGCAAGATCACCAATGGACATGTAGGAGAAAATATTCCTGTTCGCCTCCTGGTTGAATATAATGGAAAATTTCTCTAAACCCCTGAGTAGGATTGAACCTTGGATTATTAGATGATTGTCCCATTGTGCCAGGGGCATAATGGGGCAATCATCTACCACTGCACCATCCCAGTTTTACATAATTGCAAAATGTTCAGAACTACATGCGGTTATGTTTTATAAGACTGAAGATAATGATATAATTGGAAAAGTTGAAATGATAAAACCCTGAGGGGAACTGAACTGGTGACCCTCAGCATATGACTCAGGCATTTTACCACTGTACCACACTTCTTTTCCCATAGGGGATATGGTTCATAGCAACTTGTGGTCTTATGTACATAtcatataaatacaaatattatCAGATTGCACAATCCaataatagggcagcacagtctcatttgaacccctatgTGATATCACAGGATATCGCGGAGgtgcacaaaccattcagcccggcTTGGTGAACCtaaaagcatactcgctgtcACCTAGCGGACCTGCTGGTTTAAAACGTGCCGGTTTAAAAcggtttccgctgaaacccccatcgtccgaatggtttgtgctgacactcccgcACTCCACCTGGGGATTAGTTTCTTCCCACAAACAGCGTCAATTCTACCGGTAAAATTGTGTACTGTTATGTTTTTAGCTGCAATCACCAAAACAgttgcaaaaagtgcagttttttttcggaaggcaaatgggagaggtcgtgtttggtaagtgttagcctacacagctaaccagagtagctgcgttctctcgcctgcacaaccgcctcgacacgttcgagctccgggtcataaacaaaccgtaaCACatctccactttcccaccgcatcgtcactttttctttgcatttttactttgtttgcgtgtaatttgcccaaaaactcagagaaagtgccgtgtttctgtccccgaagtagagaaattacattgtgtgtcatattttacccttttAGCGCCCactctcaaacgagactgtgctgaccAATTAGTCTACTTTCTTATGGTTGTAAAACCATTTAATTTAGCATTAAAGACGTCTTGCAGTTGAAACGGTTTGACTTCACCCATGCAGGATCAAAGCGGTGACTCCTAATACATTGTCCAAGTGTCTTGTGTACTACACTAAATTTGACTCAACGGGATGGCAGTAGGTGCACTATACCACACAACACTGGTCAAAGTCAGGTAGAAACGTTGTTGCAACATTGCTGGGAGTCTACAGAATTACATGGCATCAACATCATATTTCAACCAACACAACGTTGCAAAAACGTTGGGTGTTTGCTGGGTAATCAAAATGTGGCAGCTATTATTGATCTTTCCAAAGCATCTTATTCCAATGATACAAAACATGCAGCTTTCAGACTGACACGGGAATACTCGTTCCAGTCTGGCATACTGATTCTTGTGCAGTTACATAAGGAGGTTGTGCACTTTTATTCTGACATGTGATTTCTGCAGATATAAGTTCggaagagaaaaagaaaattagGTCATAGTTATGAGAAAATTGCTTGACTTTATGCAATAGGACTGTCTCTATGACAAAACATGTTTCATCCCACCAtcaaaggaagttaaaatatgggCGGGGTCCAAAACAGGCACATTACAGTATGCTGCCACTTTAAACATTCATATTCACATTGTAGTTTATGTCTTCCACTATTGATTTGTGTCTGattattgtgtgtttttttttttgaggaataaTCAATTGTTTAGccttcagaaagaaaaaaaaaatcctaaatccAAAGATATGCCTTAATTAATTCATGAACTTGGACACGTAAATGCACTGTACTTACAGTCACTTCATTTGGTAAACAAAAGATTCTTGATTCTTCATGGTTTAATCTGGTAGCTCATTGGGATAGGAGTTAGATTAACAATGTGTTGACCCGGGCTTGATTCCTggccacactacctgtctgtgtccttgaacaagatacTTGATGTCCTCTGGCCTACCCACCTGGTTGCCAGTTAGGATGCAGCACAGCTTGGTGGAGTAATGGATGCCACGACATGCAGCAGCAAACCATACTCCTTAACATTGGGTCCCATTCCTGTTGCAtttgcccaaaaacaaaacaaaaaacaaaggcaTCCAACTCAAATGTCCAACCATCTCTCCTGACTCCCTTCAGTGTGTCACAGCAGTAGGTCAATGCTGAGCTCCATCTTCACAGTGGAAATCCTCATCCAGTCTTTAAATCCAGAAAAATCTTAAATTTGGTGTTACACTACCAACAGCATCAAGATAGACATTTACAGCCTTTGTGGAGATACATATCATTAAATAACCACAAGGAAGTGCACTGTACGTCCACCAACGCTGCCATGCCCACTGCCTCACAATGGCAAAGACTGACCGCTCAGATCCTGAGCTGCAGATCCCAGATCATAAGACTACATCACTGTCAGAGGTGTTTCCTGAGATTATCAGCTTTATCTTGACTATTCATGTTTAAAAGACCAGATCCAATTCTCTTGCTGCCTTACATGTCCATGTGAAGACTCTTGAGCCTCAGCATCAAGAAGGTGAGGGTTTCCATCTTTATCAGTCTGGAGCAGCACCATGACGCTGATGAAGCCTCAACGTCATCATCCTGTTATCTGCTCGCCTGCCAGAAACACACTTCTGATCTTCCCTCATAAAAGTAAATTATTGACATCCATCTGTGAACTCTACTCAGATGCAGGTCATTGTCAAATAGATTATTTGGCCAAAAACAGTAATGGTGAGCAGAGTTTGTGACTGGAAGTCCTCATTGTCAGGAATATCTGATTTAAAACATgtatgtaaaatattcatcagtgTCAGTGGTCACCACATTTCACCTAataagctaacagctaattagcggagttaactttttcattagcagattggCATTTCGGCTAACCTTGAAAAGCATTAGCaggccaattagcttccactaaatttagtttgaTTCATTTTGTTTGTAAAACCTAAAAGCATACATATTTGTTCCTTGTTTCTTATTCATTTACTACTTTCAGTACTATGAA is a window of Thalassophryne amazonica chromosome 17, fThaAma1.1, whole genome shotgun sequence DNA encoding:
- the slc26a1 gene encoding sulfate anion transporter 1 is translated as MEEVTRATEITPVPLSLLERQVHQRRPTVSTLKSRLKRGVTCSVPRVQATLTGFFPVVRWLPKYKFREYVWGDVMSGLIVGIILVPQAIAYCLLAGVPPIYGLYTSFYANIIYFLMGTSKHVSVGIFSLMSLMVGQVVIRELYLAGFDLNEDVTPSDVSNTTALSNYSDGKVDYVALMGLHCGKDCYAITVAAALTFLAGIYQVIMAVFRLGFVSVFLSAPMLDGFATGASFTILTVQAKYLLGLKISRQQGYGTVIFTWIGIFANIHKTNLCDVITSAICIIILVAGKEIQESFKDRLKIPLPTELVVVAGATLASHYGDLNHRYSSSISGHIPTGFIPPQVPCFALMPRVALDAIPLAVISFAFTVSLSEMFAKKHGYTVRPNQEMLAIGFCNIIPSFFHSFTTSAALAKTMVKDSTGCQTQVSSLISAMVVLLVLLFFAPFFYSLQKCVLACIIIVSLRGALRKFLDVPAKWRASRNDAIVWVVTMAATALISVELGLLVGIIFSMLCIIFKTQNPKVSLLGQASGTDLYEDVEEYRNLIPPAQVHVFRFQAPLYYANKDSFLKSLYKAVGVEPFLELNRRRKAEKKHKEMVENQSKANGDKPNGDVEVRLIHKELDFHTIVLDCSAISFIDSAGVATLKGLLKDYMEIGVTVLLARCNTTVVDALQKEEVFGKDGRNMAELLFHTVHAAVLYANSRGATAHSISVDSVV